TCGACGTCGCGTTCGATCCGGTGCTCCAGGTCCCTGATTTCTCGCGCGCGGAGAACATCCGCAAGCTCGGGCTCGTCGAGGTGGACGTCGCGAACGAGGCGGACATCGAGCGGACCAACAAGTTCATGGGCACGTCGTCGCTCTTGTGGGCCGAGCCGCTCGCCGCGGCGGGGCTCATCGCGAAGGGCGAGAGCGTCGTGTCCTTCTGCGACTACGACTACCCGAGCGACGATCCGGTCTACGCGATGGGCCCGCTCGCCGGCGCGAAGATCCTGCAGCGCAAGACGATGGCGGAGATCCAGGAGCGGTTCGGGGCGAAGACGGCGCGCATCTGCTATCCGGCCCTGGCCACGACGGCGCTCGGGGCGATCCCCGGCGGGCTGCTGATGTACGGGCTCAGCACGCAGATCTTGAAGGAGCGCGGGCAGTTCAAGGACGTCATCGATCTCGCGCGCGAGACGATGGAGATCTGGCGCCCGAGCTGGGATGGGAGCGATCTGCGGGTGGACGCGGCCTACCAGGCGTGTCTGCCGGAGTTCAACAAGCGCAAGGAGCAGATCGGTCCGAAGGACGTCCCCGGCGCGTTCCGGCAGCTGTTCGGGTGAGCCCTTGCGCGCGGGGCCTCGGCTCCGCGCGCAGCGCTTCACGGCCGGCCGCGCTGCTCGCGCGGCCGGTACCCCGCTCTACCCTTCAGCCTCCGGCCTGCGCGACCTCGGGCTCGAGCCGGGCGACCTGGCATTTGTCGGACAGGCGGATGATCCCCACCCAGGCAAGCACGCGGATGACCTGATACGCCGGGTCGATCTCGAACCACCGCACCGCGAAGTTCGGGCTCATCGAGTACTTGTGGTGGTTGTTCTGGAAGAGCTCGCCGAGCGTCACGAAATCGAGGACCAGCGTGTTGCGGGAGTCGTCGTCGCTGTTGAAGTTGCGGTAGCCGTAGCGGTGGCCGCACCAGTTCACGATCGCTCCGTGCAGCGGGCCCATGGTCCAGTGGAGCGGGAGGAAAAGGAACTGCCACCAGTGCGAGGCGAAGGCCACGTAGAAGAGCACGTAGCCGGTGCCCCACGCGAGCCGGCCGATCCACGCGTTGCCGATGCGGTCGAGCGTGGGCCACTCGGGGTAGCCGCCGAGGAAGCGCGGCTCCACGTCGGCTGTGCGGTCGTAGATCGCGTCGTAGCGGTGCGCGGTGTCCAGCATCATCCGGACGACATTCGAGTAGTACCGCGGCGAGTGCGGATCCTTCGGCGTGTCGCTGTACGCGTGGTGCATGCGATGCAAGATCGCGTAAACCCAGGGCACGAGGTACGACGAGCCCTGCGTGAGGTACGTGAGGAAGTGGAAAATCCGCTCCCATGGCTTCGACATCGTGAACATCCGATGCGAGGCGTACCGGTGCAGGAAGAAGGTCTGGAAAAAGACCGAGAGCGTAGAGTGGGCGATGAGGACGATCGCGATCTCCATGTTCGCGTCCTAACCCGGTGACGCGCGGCAGGGGGTCAGCTCACGGTCACGATTCCGTAACGGGCCCCGGGTCCGCGCGGCCTCGGGTCACCTCTATGTCCGCGGGATTCCGCGGGAATCCCCGTGATTGTCCGTGATAAACCGAGTCCGTTCATGGTAACAGCGGTGTCGTGAAGGCCGTGATCATCGGTGCGGGCCGGGGCAGCCGGCTGCGTCACCTGACCGAAGAGCTGCCGAAGACGCTGGTCCCGATCCTTGGCCGCCCGATGCTCGACGGCATCCTCGAGGCGCTCGCCGCGGGCGGCTTCCGGCGGTCGGATATCGTGTTCGTCTGCGGCTACAAGGCCGACGTCATCCGGGCCGCCTACCCGGATCTGACGTACGTCGAGAACCGCGACTGGGAGCAGAACAACATCCTTCTCTCGCTCCTCTGCGCGCGCGAGCACCTCCAGGGCGGCTTCGTCTCGACGTACGCCGACATCGTCTACCGGCCCGAGATCGTGGCGGGGCTGGTCCGCTCTCCGCACGACATCGCGCTCGCCTGCGACACGGACTGGCGGCGCCGCTACGTGGGCCGCTCGCAGCACCCCGAGACCGACGCCGAGAAGCTCCGCGCCGGCGGCGCCGAGGGGGATCGCGTCCTCCAGATCTCGCGCCGCATCCCTTCGGAGTCCGCGACCGGCGAGTTCATCGGGGTGATGAAGCTCTCGGCGCGGGGCGCCGGGCAGTTCCTGGCCGCCTTCGACGCCGCGCGCGACGCCTTCTCGAATCGGCCGGAGTTCCGCGAGGGCCGCACGTTCCAGCGGGCCTACCTCATCGATCTGCTCCAGCACATGATCGAGTCCGGCGCCGACCTCCGCAAGCTCGACACCCACGGCGGCTACATGGAGATCGACACCCTGGAAGACGCGTCGATGGCCGACGCGTGGTGGCGCGGCGCGCCCTGAGGTTCTGACCTGTTCTAGAGGGCGTCGGCGAAGGTCGCGCCCTGGGCGAGGAGGCCGGGGAGGCCGCCGGTGTGCAGGAACAGCACCCGCTTGCCCGAGAGCTCGCCTCGCTCGGCCAGGTCCCAGAGCCCGGAGAACGCCTTGCCCGTGTACACGGGGTCGAGGACGAGGCCCGACAGCCGCGCCACCTGGAGGATCCGCGCTCGCTGCTCCGGCGTGGACACCCCGTAGGCAGGGCCCTTCGCCGAGTCGTCGATGACGAGGTGGGCGGGCGAGCCGAGGCGCGGCTCGAGCGCGCGCGCGTCGTCCATGATCCCGACCACGATCCGCGCGAACGTCGCCCTGTCGTCGCAGACCGCCATCGAGCGCACCTCGCCGGCGACCTCGTAGCGGGCCGCGCCGAGCGCCGTGCCCGCCGCCGTCCCGCCCGAGCCGCACGCGTGCACGATGACGTCGAACGGCTTGCCCCCCGCGAGGCCGAGGTCGAGCTGCTTCCGGATCTCCTCCATCGCGCGCACGTAGCCGAGCGCGCCGAGGCCGTTCGAGCCGCCCTCGGGGATCACGTACGGCCGGCCGCCCGCCGCGCGGATCTCGGCGGCCGCCTCGGCCATCAGGGCGCTGCGGTCCCTGTACGCCTCGGGCGAGATCAGCCGGATCTCTGCGCCGGCGAGCCGGTCGAGCAGCACGTTGCCCTCGAGCGGCGCGTGGGCCGACGGGTCGCTCGTGCGCAGGAACAGCACCGAGCGCAGGCCGAGCGAGGCGCTCACCAGCGCGGTCGCGCGCGCGTGGTTCGACTGGAGGCCGCCGCAGGTGATGACGCGGTCGGCGCCCTCCTCCCGCGCGGCGGCGAGCAGGTACTCGAGCTTGCGGATCTTGTTGCCGGCCTCCGCGCCCGCGGTCATGTCGTCGCGCTTCACGTAGAGGTCGACGCCGAGCGCCTCGGCGAGCCGCTGCGGGCGCTGGATCGGTGTCGGAAGGTGGCTCAGCGCGAGTCGTTTGCGCATCGTTTCTCTCCGCTGTCTGCCAGGGGCGCCCGCTGCTGCGCGCGGGCGGCCCTCGCAACCGCCCTCTAGCATCCTGGGCGGCCCTCGTCTGCTGTGTCGCGCGCGAGCTCGACCGAGGGCCCGGCGAGCCCTGGCGGGCTCAGTGGATCACGCCCAGCTTGAGCGTGAGCAGGTACTGATCGGGGAGCTCGGCGCCCGCGGCGTCGTCGAAGGCGCCGCCCGGGAACAGGACCCCGGCCTCGGTGCCGAACTGGAGGGTGACGAGCCTGCCCATCGCGATGCGCGCGTCGACGCCGAGGTCCAGCTCGACGCCCAGATCGCGGCGGCGGCTGTCGCCGCCGTCGTAGTTGGCCAGGCTGCCGCCCGCCCGCGGGGCGCCGTAGGGATCGACCAGATCCGAGGTCGCCTCGGCGATGACCGCGCCCGCCTTGAGGTCGAGCCAGCGCGCCGGCCGCACGATGATGCGCGGGTTCACGTAGGCGGCGCCGGGCACGCCTCCCTTGGACGGCATCGACCTGATGCCTGGCTCGGGGGACGCGGCGAAGAGCTCCCGCTCGGCGATCGTGGCCGCGCGCGCGGTCTTCCAGGCGAGCACCTCGTCGAACAGGAGGAGCCCGACGTTGTGGCTCGGGTCGAAGGTGAAGCGCCGCGACACGCCGTCCGTCGGGTCGTCGTCGCCCGAGGCGTAGCCGGCCTCGATCTCCGTGACGACGCGCCCCCACCGCGCGGCTGGCCGCGCCCCGCGGCCCGCGACGTGCACCGCGCCGAGCGTCGCCGCGCCGCCGACCGAGCGCACCGTCACGGGCGAGCGCCCGAACGCGTGGCCGGAGGGCGGCGGGGGCCCGCTCGGGGCGAACGACGCCGCCCCGAGGATCACCGCGGCCTCGAGCTCGCCGTAGACGTGGGCGCGGCCCCCCGGCACCGGCGCGTTGAATCTGCCTGCCACGTCGAGGATGCCGGACGTGAGCACCTCGCTGAACCGGGCCGGGCTCGTCTTCGCGCGGCGCTCGCGCGCCTGCCGCCGCATGGCGCCGTAGATCCCGATCTCGCCGCGCCGCTCTCGCCAGAGCGCGGACACGACCGCCTGGAAGGCGCGATCGCCCTCGCCTTCGTCCTGCCCTTCGACGTCGTTGCCGAGCAGGTCGGCCGCGTTGTCCTCGAACACGAGGTCGCCCGCCACGGTCACGTGGAGCGGCCCGCCCTTCCCCATCGGCGTGGCCGCGAAGAGGACGCGTTCCATGAGCGATCCGCGCTCGTAATCGCCGAAGACGCTCGCGTGCTCGCCGTCGTTGACGACGAGCCCCATCCCCCAGTGCGCGCTCTGCTGGCCCACCCGGACGACGCCGAGCGCCCACGGCACCTCCAGGTAGAGGGCGCGCGGGTGCACCTCGTACCACGCCAGGGCGGCGCGCGCGTCGCGCACTTGCTCGACGTCACGCGTGGTGTCCCCGGCGATGAGGCCCCGGGCGACGTCGATCTGCGCCACGATCGAGGCCTTGTCCTTGAAGTGGAAGCGGGGCGAGAGGCGCAGCCAGTGGGCGATGTACTGGCTCTGCCCGAGCGTCGTCGCGCCCGGAGCCGACAGGGGCGGCGCCCGGAGCGGCAGATCGCTCATGGCGCGGTAGCGGAGCTGGTACTCGCCCTGAAAAGAGAACGTCGATCGGGTGGGATCCGGCGGGGGCGGCGGCTTGCGGCCGGTGTCGAGCACGAGCCGCTCCTCGAAGTCATCGACGGCCGGCGCGGCCGGCGCGGCGGGCTGAGCCGCACTCGGAGAGCTTCGCCCAGCGCTCGCTTCCTCGACGGGCTGAGCCGCGCTCGGCGAGGCGAGCGCGACAGCAAACGCAAGGGGGGCGAGGGTGACGAAGGCGAAGCGCATCGGAAGCAAGCAGCCGCTCACCAGCGCCCGGCCGGGAACGCGCGCCCGAAGGATAGGCGGATCGATCCCCGCGGGGCACTGGATTCTTCTGCCAACGGCGCGCAGCTGGCTTTTCGCGGGGCATCCGCCGCTCTAGCGTGCGCCTTCGTGACCCTTTCCACGCCGAGCGCCGCCGCTGGTTCTCCTTCTTCGCCGCCTCCGTCGGATCCGTCGGATCCGTCGCGTCCGTTGCTCCTCGGCCGCCCGCTCTCGCTCGCGGATCTCGAGCAGGTCGCGCGGCGCGGTCGTCCGGCGGCGATCTGCGCCGAGGCGCGCGAGCGGGCGGCGGCCTCGCGCCGCGCGATCGACGCGATCGCGGCGGCGGGCGACGCTGCGCCGGCGGTGTACGGGATCAACACCGGCTTCGGCGCGCTCGCGGAGACGCGCATCGCGGATCACGACATCCGGGCGCTCCAGCGCAACCTCGTGCGGAGCCACGCCTGCGGGGTCGGGCCGGAGCTCGGCGAGGCCGAGGTGCGCGCCATGATCGTCCTGCGCGCGCAGGTGATCGCGCTGGGGCACTCGGGGGTGCGCACGGAGGTGCTCGATCTGCTCGCCGCCCTGCTCGAGCGCCGCGTGAGCCCGCGCATCCCTGCGCAGGGGTCGGTCGGCGCGTCGGGCGATCTGGCCCCGCTAGCGCACCTCGCGCTTGTGCTCATCGGCGAGGGGGAGGCGCGCTTCGAGGGGCAGCTCATGCCGAGCGCGGTGGCGCTCGCGAAGGCCGGCCTCGCGCCGATCGAGCTCGCGGCGAAGGAGGGGCTCGCGCTGATCAACGGGACCCAGTACATGACCGCGCTCGGCGCGCTGGCGCTGCGGGACGCGGCCGCGCTCTGCACGGTCGCGGACATCGCCGGCGCGGTGAGCCTCGAGGCGCTGATGGGCTCGAAGCGCCCGTTCGACGAGCGGCTGATGCGCGTCCGCCCGCACCCGGGCCAGGCCTGCACGGCCGGCAACCTGCGCGCGCTGCTCGGGGGCAGCGAGATCATGCAGAGCCACGCGGACTGCCCGAGGGTGCAGGACGCCTACTCGCTCCGCTGCATGCCCCAGGTCCACGGCGCGACGCGCGACGCCGTCGCCTGGGCCGCGGAGGTGCTGACCCGCGAGGTCAACAGCGTCACGGACAACCCCACGGTGTTCCTCGGGGATGGACCGGATGGCGGCGCCGAGCTGATCTCGGGCGGCAACTTCCACGGGCAGCCGGTCGCGCTCGCCCTGGATCTTGCCGCGATGGCGGCGGCGGAGCTCGCGAACATCAGCGAGCGGCGGGTCGAGCAGCTGGTCAACCCCGCGCTCTCGACCGGGCTCACGCCGTTCCTGGCGCCGCACAGCGGGCTGCACTCGGGGTTCATGATCGCCCAGGTGGCGAGCGCCTCGCTGGTGAGCGAGAACAAGGTGCTCTGCCACCCTGCGAGCGTCGACTCGATCCCCTCGAGCGCCGGCCGCGAGGACCACGTGAGCATGGGCAGCATCAGCGCGCGAAAGCTCGCGCAGGTGATCGAGAACGTCCGGAGCTCGCTGGCGATCGAGCTCATCACGGCGGCCCAGGGCGTGGACCAGCGGCTCCCGCTGCGCCCCAGCGCGGGCGTCGCGGCCGCCCACGCCGCCATCCGCCGCGTGGTGCCCGGGCTCACCGAGGACCGCCCCCTCTACCGCGACATCGCGGCGGCCGCGGAGCTCATCCAGAGCGGGGCGCTCATCGCCGCGGTGGAGGAGGCAGTGGGCCCGCTCAACTGATTATTTCTGTTACTGAAGTTACATCTGATACGATTTAGAGGAAATCTTACGCGAGATAAGGGAATGCGATCGGTCCATTGCGGGGCGAGTTGCTGTACATTGGCTCAGTGCCCATTCCGGTCAGCGCCCCGCCGTTTCCCTTCGATGCCGTGCGGGATCTGCTCGGGGTGGTGCGGACGATCTACGCGGCGGCGAAGGAGGGGGGGTCGTCGCGGGAGGAGCTCGCTCGCATCGCGCAGGTGGGCAAGGAGCTGAGCCGGGCGCTGGATCTGGCCGGCTCGCCCCAGCAGGGGGCGTCGGGGCTGTCGGCGGCGTGGAAGGTGGCAGACAGGGCGATGCTCCAGGTGAACGACCTGGTGGATCCGCTCACGCCGGCGGCGCCGCTCCTGATGGCGGCCCGGAGCCGGGTGACCGGGAGCCGGCTGACGCTGCGGAGCAAGCCGCAGGGGCGGTAGGCGGCTGGGGAGTGGGGAGGCCGCTGGGGGCGGCAGGCCGCGGGGGGCGGAAGGCCACCTGGGCGGGCGCGGGAGAGCGCTCGGACGGGAGGCCGCCGGGGCGGCTTTCCTGGATGAATCAGCCCCCGAAGCGCGATTCTCCGAGCGATGCGGAGAACTGCCGTCTTGCCAGGAGCGGGAGAGGGAGAGGGAGAGGGAGTAGGGACAGTGTCGGCCAGCGTCCTTCGGTGGCCTACTGTAGGGCTGGAATCGTCAGCTGCGACCGAAGAACCTGCGGCCACGCGACCGCTCGGCGTCGCGCCGGATGCCCTGCATCACCACGCGGATGAGCTCACGGTTGTAGGCGCGCCTGTCGTGGCGCTTGTGCTCGGGCAGCTTGACGCCCAGAGCGTGTGCGAGACGTTCTACGTTCTCTACCTTCGCCTCGCGCAGACAGTCGATGTCCAGATCCATGGAGTGGCGCTCCCATTACTCGAATCCACTCGGCTTGTCGAGCCCAGAGGACACGAGCGTGGCTGCGCGCCGTTTCCCATCGGGTTCCCGCCGGACCATGGCAGGCTCCCATCAGACCGTGACGGGCATGCGGCGTCCCGGGCACGTCGGCGCCACGAAGCGCGAGGCGCGCCCTGCGCGACCTGGTCCCGTTCGAGGCGGCGAGCAGCTCAGGTGAGCCGCTGGGTGCGGGGTCGAGGTCGACCCCGCCGCTTCCCGCGCGGTTCCCCCACACCACGAAGCGCGCTGCGCAACCTCGGGCAACCTCGGAGGGTGTGAGGTTCCGGGGAGCCGGGGTGCTCTGGGCAGGGTGAGGATCAATCGAGCTGGCGGCTCCTGGGCGATGGGGGTGCCGCGGCTCCAGAGCGCGTCACCGCCCGCCTGCTCGGTGCGCCGCACTTACGAGGTAGCCCCGCCCGGACTCGAACCGGGACGCCCGCGAGGGCCGCGGATTTTAAATCCACCGCGTCTGCCATTTCGCCACGGGGCCATGTTGTTGATATTACTTTGATTTTTACTTTTGGGAGCCCACGCTCGCCTTCGTCTGTGCCGTTTCCTGTGCCGTTTCCGGCGAGCTCGGGGATCGCCTGGGCGAGGGAAGCTAGCTCGCCAAGGCCCAGCTCTGCAAACGTCCTGGCGGCTCGGCGGTATCTCTGGATCATCACGCTCGATCGATGGCCAGTTCTGTCGGCCACCCAGGTCTCGCTGCGGCCGTTCGCCAGGGCAACAGTGATGAAGGTTGAGCGCGTGTCGTGGGCGCGGACTTGCTGGCGCTCGTCAGAGTCCTCGAAGAGCTCTGGACGGTCGATACCGGCGAGTTGGAGGTGGGAGCGAAGTCGCTCGGCGGCGTGCTCGACGCTGAAGCGTTCGCCATCCTCGTTGACGAAAAGCGGGGCGGATGGTGATGGGTTGCCGCGGAGCGCGAGCCAGGCGCGCAGCGCCTGTGGCACGCCGGGCGAGAGTGCCCAGGCGCGGGGGTCGTTCGTCTTGTTCTTCTCGAGGCGCAACGCACCGCGATCGAGGTCGACGTCCTGCACCTGGAGGCGCGCCGCCTCGCTGATGCGCGGGCCTTCGCGGTTCAGGAAGCCCCAGAGGACGCGCCAGCACAGCGGGATCGCGGTGCTGGCCAGCAGGCGCGCGTCCTCGTCGGGGTAGAGACAGGCTTTCGCCTTCGCGGGGCCGAGCTTCGGGAGGAAGCCGCGGGGGAGCGGGTTGGTCGCGAGGAGACGGCACGGGAAGACGGCCATCGCCATGAGCCGGTGCAAGAGCTGCGCGATGTGACGGCGCGACGCGGGGGACATCGGCGGGAGCGCACACATGACACGCTCGGCGTCGTCAAGCGTGAAGGCCGCGACGGGGACGTGGCCGGCAATCGGGTAGATGTGGCGGTCGAAGCGGTAGACGTCCTGCTCCACGCTGCGCTTTGGCTTGACGTGGTCGGGGTACATGCGAGCGAGCTCGCCCGAGGTCCAGAGCTGGCCGAACTGCTGGATGCTGACCTGCTTCGGTACCGAGCTGCCGCCGGGGACGACCTTCGCTTGTGCGCCGCCCTTACAGATGACGTCGACCGCCGCGATGACGTCGCGGAGCGCCCTGCCCTCGTGTACCGCCGCACGCTCCAGCAGCGCAACGATCGCGTCGCGTGTGACGTTGGGCGAGGCGCGCAGCCGCACGGCCAGGTCGGCGACGAGCTCCTTGCGCTGCTCGGCCTGCTTCTCGGTCAGCTTAGGGTCGAGCGGGAAGCTCTCCCGGTCGTTGTCGCCGACGAGGACGCGGACGTAGAGCCGCCCAGCGTCGTTGCGGAAGAGCGATCCGGTGGGCTTGCGGGGCATGGTGCCCACTGTTCTACCGCGATTCGCGGCCGCGCTCACGCCTGGGGCGGCCCGCCGGCGTAAGGCGAGCGGGAGGCCGACCACATGGCGTCGACGATCGTCGGAAGCCGCGTGAATGTGGACCGGTCAACCCCCGGGTCCCGGGCTGCCGGTGGCGCGAGCCAGCGGGATCTCGCCTGTCGCGGGGGCGCAAGTCAGCGCCGCAGCCGCCGAGGAGTAGTTTCAGATGCCGGTCGCATCGACTGCGCCCACTGGCAACCCGTCCGTAGAACGAAGAAGATGGCGTCCATGGCCAAGCAATCGACCACGCGCGGGTTGTGCCAGCTGAGTGGGTGCGCTTTGCGCGGCGGCTGGATGGTTACCATCTCTACCCAGATGGTATCGGGGATACTTTAAGGCAAGAACTTCGCCACGAATATATCGTAACCACCGGTACTTGCAAGTGATCCCAGGCCGAAGTCGATGGTACTGCGAAAGCCGCCGATCAGCAGTACGTTGCCGTGGCTATCGGTTGCGACGCTCATGGCGTACTGCTCACTTGAATCACCGAGCGTCGCACTCCACGTGTGGGCACCGTCGGAAGAGAACTTTGCGATGTACACGTCGTTAGACCCCTGGGTAGGCAAGGAGCCGTGTCCGAAGTCGATGGGGGCATCGGTGAATGCACTGATGATTATGTTCCCCGAAGAGTCCACCGCGAGACCTCGTGCCGCCTGAAAACCGGACGCGCCAAACTTTTTCGCCCATACAAAGTTTCCGAACTCATCAAACTGCGCGAGAAGGGTATCCCAAGGAG
The DNA window shown above is from Sorangium aterium and carries:
- a CDS encoding acyl-CoA desaturase — protein: MEIAIVLIAHSTLSVFFQTFFLHRYASHRMFTMSKPWERIFHFLTYLTQGSSYLVPWVYAILHRMHHAYSDTPKDPHSPRYYSNVVRMMLDTAHRYDAIYDRTADVEPRFLGGYPEWPTLDRIGNAWIGRLAWGTGYVLFYVAFASHWWQFLFLPLHWTMGPLHGAIVNWCGHRYGYRNFNSDDDSRNTLVLDFVTLGELFQNNHHKYSMSPNFAVRWFEIDPAYQVIRVLAWVGIIRLSDKCQVARLEPEVAQAGG
- a CDS encoding phosphocholine cytidylyltransferase family protein, which gives rise to MKAVIIGAGRGSRLRHLTEELPKTLVPILGRPMLDGILEALAAGGFRRSDIVFVCGYKADVIRAAYPDLTYVENRDWEQNNILLSLLCAREHLQGGFVSTYADIVYRPEIVAGLVRSPHDIALACDTDWRRRYVGRSQHPETDAEKLRAGGAEGDRVLQISRRIPSESATGEFIGVMKLSARGAGQFLAAFDAARDAFSNRPEFREGRTFQRAYLIDLLQHMIESGADLRKLDTHGGYMEIDTLEDASMADAWWRGAP
- a CDS encoding D-cysteine desulfhydrase family protein — encoded protein: MRKRLALSHLPTPIQRPQRLAEALGVDLYVKRDDMTAGAEAGNKIRKLEYLLAAAREEGADRVITCGGLQSNHARATALVSASLGLRSVLFLRTSDPSAHAPLEGNVLLDRLAGAEIRLISPEAYRDRSALMAEAAAEIRAAGGRPYVIPEGGSNGLGALGYVRAMEEIRKQLDLGLAGGKPFDVIVHACGSGGTAAGTALGAARYEVAGEVRSMAVCDDRATFARIVVGIMDDARALEPRLGSPAHLVIDDSAKGPAYGVSTPEQRARILQVARLSGLVLDPVYTGKAFSGLWDLAERGELSGKRVLFLHTGGLPGLLAQGATFADAL
- the hutH gene encoding histidine ammonia-lyase, whose product is MLLGRPLSLADLEQVARRGRPAAICAEARERAAASRRAIDAIAAAGDAAPAVYGINTGFGALAETRIADHDIRALQRNLVRSHACGVGPELGEAEVRAMIVLRAQVIALGHSGVRTEVLDLLAALLERRVSPRIPAQGSVGASGDLAPLAHLALVLIGEGEARFEGQLMPSAVALAKAGLAPIELAAKEGLALINGTQYMTALGALALRDAAALCTVADIAGAVSLEALMGSKRPFDERLMRVRPHPGQACTAGNLRALLGGSEIMQSHADCPRVQDAYSLRCMPQVHGATRDAVAWAAEVLTREVNSVTDNPTVFLGDGPDGGAELISGGNFHGQPVALALDLAAMAAAELANISERRVEQLVNPALSTGLTPFLAPHSGLHSGFMIAQVASASLVSENKVLCHPASVDSIPSSAGREDHVSMGSISARKLAQVIENVRSSLAIELITAAQGVDQRLPLRPSAGVAAAHAAIRRVVPGLTEDRPLYRDIAAAAELIQSGALIAAVEEAVGPLN